In Rhodoferax koreense, a genomic segment contains:
- the ybgF gene encoding tol-pal system protein YbgF — MSSVVPVPMRLLALVLGSLWLAAAPAHAALFEDEEARRAILELRQRVDATRQAFDKQAIDLSKLTDENAQLRRSLLDLQGQIDSVRSDLARQRGLDEQLQRDVADLQRKQKDLTQGVEDRLKKIEPTKVTVDGQEFTADPTETRDYEAALATFRKGDFPGAQTGFFEFVKRYPQSGYGPSALFWLGNAQYATRAYKEAVANFRQMLSLAPTHPRAAEAALSIANCQVELKDTKAARKTLEDLIKVYPQSEAAVAAKDRLGKIKS, encoded by the coding sequence ATGTCAAGCGTCGTTCCCGTGCCCATGCGCCTGCTCGCCCTGGTGCTGGGCAGCCTGTGGCTGGCCGCCGCCCCGGCGCATGCCGCGCTGTTCGAAGACGAGGAGGCCCGCCGGGCCATCCTCGAACTGCGCCAGCGGGTGGATGCCACGCGCCAGGCCTTCGACAAGCAGGCCATCGACCTGAGCAAGCTGACCGACGAGAACGCGCAGCTCCGCCGCAGCCTGCTCGATCTGCAAGGCCAGATCGACAGCGTGCGCTCCGACCTGGCCCGGCAACGCGGCCTGGACGAACAGCTGCAGCGCGACGTGGCCGATCTGCAGCGCAAGCAAAAGGACCTGACGCAGGGCGTGGAAGACCGGCTGAAGAAGATCGAGCCGACCAAGGTCACGGTCGACGGCCAGGAATTCACGGCCGACCCGACTGAGACGCGTGACTACGAAGCCGCGCTGGCCACGTTCCGCAAGGGCGACTTTCCGGGCGCGCAGACCGGCTTCTTCGAATTCGTGAAACGCTACCCGCAAAGCGGCTACGGGCCGTCGGCCCTGTTCTGGCTTGGCAACGCGCAGTACGCCACGCGGGCCTACAAGGAAGCCGTGGCGAACTTCCGTCAGATGCTGTCGCTGGCGCCCACGCATCCGCGCGCGGCTGAAGCGGCGCTGTCCATCGCCAACTGCCAGGTGGAACTGAAGGACACCAAGGCCGCGCGCAAGACGCTCGAGGATCTGATCAAGGTCTATCCGCAATCCGAAGCGGCCGTGGCCGCGAAGGACCGGCTGGGCAAGATCAAGAGCTGA
- a CDS encoding NAD(P)-dependent oxidoreductase produces the protein MGSILGIIGFGEVGGIFGRGLREKPGVTAVHAWDLKFAGTAGEPARAAAKEAGIQAAPDMAGLCAAANLLVSAVTASNTLAVAEEASRHVRPGTVFLDLNSASPGSKQRAAEALEAAGARYVEAGVMTSVPPYGIRVPMLLGGRHAAALADQLVAWGMDAKVVSEQLGVASAIKMSRSIMIKGLEALVVESYTNARRYGVEDHVLPTLKETFPQIDWDAQGAYFFSRVVQHGKRRAEEMRESANTVQEGGFAPVMASAIAEKQDWVAGLAREGVFDGIGPKAKWQDYADRLIAHAGHCRSEG, from the coding sequence ATGGGCAGCATTCTCGGGATCATCGGCTTCGGCGAGGTCGGCGGCATTTTCGGCCGCGGCCTGCGCGAAAAACCCGGCGTCACGGCCGTTCACGCCTGGGACTTGAAGTTCGCCGGCACGGCTGGCGAACCGGCGCGCGCCGCCGCGAAGGAAGCCGGCATTCAGGCTGCTCCCGACATGGCGGGGCTATGTGCCGCCGCCAACCTGCTGGTCTCGGCCGTGACGGCTTCGAACACGCTGGCCGTGGCCGAAGAGGCGTCGCGCCATGTGCGGCCGGGCACAGTGTTCCTCGACCTCAACTCGGCGTCGCCCGGCAGCAAGCAGCGTGCGGCCGAGGCGTTGGAGGCCGCAGGCGCGCGGTATGTCGAGGCCGGCGTGATGACTTCGGTGCCGCCTTACGGCATCCGCGTGCCGATGCTGCTCGGCGGCCGGCATGCGGCCGCGTTGGCCGACCAGCTCGTGGCCTGGGGCATGGACGCCAAGGTGGTGTCCGAGCAGCTCGGCGTGGCATCCGCCATCAAGATGAGCCGCAGCATCATGATCAAGGGCCTGGAGGCGCTGGTGGTGGAAAGCTACACCAACGCCAGGCGCTACGGCGTGGAAGACCACGTGTTGCCGACGCTGAAGGAAACCTTTCCGCAGATCGATTGGGACGCGCAGGGCGCCTACTTCTTCAGCCGCGTGGTGCAACACGGCAAACGCCGCGCAGAGGAGATGCGCGAGTCGGCCAACACCGTGCAGGAGGGCGGCTTCGCGCCGGTGATGGCCAGCGCCATCGCCGAGAAGCAGGACTGGGTGGCCGGCCTCGCGCGCGAAGGCGTGTTCGACGGCATCGGCCCGAAGGCGAAATGGCAGGACTATGCGGACCGGCTCATCGCGCACGCGGGGCATTGCCGGTCGGAAGGCTGA
- a CDS encoding SDR family NAD(P)-dependent oxidoreductase, protein MDLQLKGKLALVSGSTAGIGHAIATALAAEGARVIVNGRSQASVDAAVAQIKAGPGGEVLGFAGDLSTAAAAEALVKQYPGIEILVNNLGIFEPKAFEDIPDEDWTRFFDVNVLSGVRLARLCLPAMRAANWGRIIFISSESAIQIPAEMVHYGMTKTAQLAVSRGLAESVAGTGITVNSVLPGPTKSRGVGDFVEALAKADGKSIEAFETEFFKTARPTSLIKRFEAPEEIASMVAYVASPLSSGTTGAALRVDGGCTKSAF, encoded by the coding sequence ATGGATCTCCAACTCAAAGGCAAACTCGCCCTGGTTTCGGGCAGCACGGCGGGCATCGGCCACGCCATCGCCACGGCGCTCGCGGCCGAAGGCGCGCGCGTCATCGTCAACGGCCGCTCGCAGGCCTCGGTGGATGCCGCCGTGGCGCAGATCAAGGCCGGCCCCGGCGGCGAGGTGCTCGGCTTCGCGGGCGACCTCAGCACCGCGGCGGCGGCCGAGGCGCTGGTGAAGCAATACCCCGGCATCGAGATCCTGGTCAACAACCTCGGCATCTTCGAGCCCAAGGCCTTCGAGGACATTCCCGACGAAGACTGGACGCGTTTCTTCGATGTCAACGTGCTCAGCGGCGTGCGCCTGGCGCGGCTATGCCTGCCCGCCATGCGGGCCGCCAACTGGGGCCGCATCATTTTCATCTCCAGCGAAAGCGCGATCCAGATCCCGGCCGAGATGGTGCATTACGGCATGACCAAGACGGCGCAGCTTGCCGTCTCGCGCGGCCTGGCCGAGTCCGTGGCCGGCACTGGCATCACCGTCAACAGCGTGTTGCCCGGCCCCACGAAATCGCGCGGCGTGGGCGACTTCGTCGAGGCGCTGGCCAAGGCCGACGGCAAGTCGATCGAGGCCTTCGAAACGGAATTCTTCAAGACCGCACGGCCCACCTCCCTGATCAAGCGCTTCGAAGCGCCCGAGGAAATCGCCAGCATGGTCGCCTACGTCGCCAGCCCGCTGTCCTCGGGCACCACGGGCGCTGCGTTGCGGGTGGATGGCGGCTGCACGAAGAGCGCGTTCTAG
- the pal gene encoding peptidoglycan-associated lipoprotein Pal produces MKRFVWALSMTAVLAGCASGVKLDDVPVVDKSGTSVGAGGAGAAGSTQSAVTSVDLSAQNQSAAGPNSGRIVYFDFDSYSVRPDDQAVIDANARYLKANSARKAVVEGHTDERGGREYNLALGQKRSEAVRRSLTLLGVSDAQVEAVSFGKEKPAATGSDEASMAKNRRAEITYR; encoded by the coding sequence ATGAAACGTTTCGTGTGGGCTCTCTCGATGACGGCCGTGTTGGCCGGTTGTGCTTCCGGCGTGAAGCTGGACGATGTGCCGGTCGTGGATAAAAGCGGTACCTCCGTCGGCGCCGGTGGCGCGGGCGCTGCCGGCTCCACGCAAAGCGCGGTGACTTCCGTCGACCTGTCGGCGCAGAACCAATCCGCTGCCGGCCCCAACAGCGGCCGCATCGTGTACTTCGACTTCGACAGCTACAGCGTGCGCCCGGACGACCAGGCCGTCATCGACGCCAATGCGCGCTATCTCAAGGCCAACAGCGCACGCAAGGCCGTGGTCGAAGGCCACACCGACGAACGCGGCGGCCGCGAGTACAACCTGGCCCTCGGCCAGAAGCGCTCCGAAGCCGTGCGCCGTTCGCTGACGCTGCTCGGCGTGTCCGATGCGCAGGTTGAAGCCGTGAGCTTCGGCAAGGAAAAGCCTGCCGCCACCGGCAGCGATGAAGCCTCGATGGCGAAGAACCGCCGCGCCGAGATCACCTACCGATGA
- a CDS encoding Bug family tripartite tricarboxylate transporter substrate binding protein, whose product MNTHHASASRRRFNLALLAAATLPALPLAAAAQSANTYPNKAIRMVVPFTPGGSTDIMGRTIGQQLTQAWGQPVVIDNLPGAGGSIGADKVAKAPADGYTLLMGHIGTLAVTPSLYPKLPYDPVKSFAAVAWVARVPNVLVVHPSVPVKSVQELVAYAKANPGKINYGSGGNGSAAHIATEYFKLQTGTQMQHVPYKGTAPAVTDLVGGQIQLMFTGVPAVMAQVKAGQLRALAVSSPHRVKAVPELPTVAESGYAGFEADQWYGVVAPANTPPDVTAKLNQQINRALASPEIAERLASEGAEATPNPPKVFADLIVSEIARWRTVIEKGGVKVE is encoded by the coding sequence ATGAACACCCACCACGCCTCGGCCTCGCGCCGCAGATTCAATCTGGCCCTGCTGGCCGCGGCCACCTTGCCCGCCTTGCCATTGGCCGCCGCCGCGCAGTCCGCGAACACCTATCCGAACAAGGCGATCCGCATGGTCGTGCCGTTCACGCCCGGCGGCTCCACCGACATCATGGGCCGCACCATCGGCCAGCAGCTCACGCAGGCCTGGGGCCAGCCGGTGGTGATCGACAACCTGCCCGGCGCGGGCGGCAGCATCGGCGCGGACAAGGTGGCCAAGGCGCCGGCCGACGGCTACACACTCTTGATGGGCCACATCGGCACGCTGGCCGTCACGCCGTCGCTGTACCCCAAGCTGCCGTACGACCCGGTGAAGAGTTTCGCCGCCGTGGCCTGGGTCGCGCGCGTGCCCAACGTGCTGGTGGTCCATCCTTCCGTGCCGGTGAAGTCGGTGCAGGAACTCGTGGCCTATGCCAAGGCCAATCCGGGCAAGATCAACTACGGCTCGGGCGGCAACGGCAGCGCCGCGCACATCGCCACCGAATACTTCAAGCTGCAGACCGGCACGCAGATGCAGCACGTGCCGTACAAGGGCACGGCGCCGGCGGTGACCGACCTCGTGGGCGGCCAGATCCAGCTGATGTTCACCGGCGTGCCGGCGGTCATGGCCCAGGTGAAGGCCGGGCAACTGCGTGCGCTGGCCGTGTCGTCCCCGCACCGCGTGAAGGCCGTGCCCGAACTACCGACCGTGGCCGAGAGCGGTTATGCGGGCTTCGAGGCCGACCAGTGGTACGGCGTGGTGGCGCCGGCCAATACGCCGCCCGATGTCACCGCCAAATTGAACCAGCAGATCAACAGGGCGCTGGCCTCGCCCGAGATCGCCGAGCGTCTGGCCAGCGAAGGTGCCGAGGCCACGCCGAATCCGCCCAAGGTGTTTGCCGACCTGATCGTGAGCGAGATTGCGCGCTGGCGCACGGTGATCGAGAAGGGTGGCGTGAAGGTGGAATAG
- a CDS encoding LysR substrate-binding domain-containing protein — MYSLESPYEQLCAGLLSGKVDFILGALRPLADKALTSEPLFADRLGLMAAASHPLAKRRRVRFDDLKDYPWVLSRPGTPLRASLAEFFASHGEPVPLASVETGDLALVRGLLLQGNMLTVLSTHQLRYEVASGNLRVLRFPMDGLSRHIGVTTRAGAQLSAAASALLAEIRLASSAA, encoded by the coding sequence GTGTATTCGCTCGAAAGCCCTTACGAACAGCTCTGCGCGGGCCTGCTCAGCGGCAAGGTGGACTTCATCCTCGGGGCGCTGCGGCCGCTGGCCGACAAGGCATTGACCAGCGAGCCGCTGTTCGCCGACCGGCTCGGCCTGATGGCCGCGGCCAGCCACCCGTTGGCCAAACGCCGCCGCGTGCGCTTCGACGACCTGAAGGACTACCCCTGGGTGCTGTCGCGGCCGGGCACGCCGCTGCGCGCATCGCTGGCCGAGTTCTTCGCATCGCATGGCGAGCCGGTGCCGCTGGCCTCGGTGGAGACCGGGGACCTGGCGCTGGTGCGCGGCCTGCTGCTGCAGGGGAACATGCTCACCGTGCTGTCCACCCATCAACTGCGCTACGAGGTCGCGTCGGGCAACCTGCGCGTGCTGCGCTTCCCGATGGACGGCCTGAGCCGCCACATCGGCGTGACCACGCGCGCCGGCGCGCAGCTCTCGGCCGCGGCCTCGGCGCTGCTGGCCGAGATACGGCTGGCGAGCTCGGCGGCCTAG
- a CDS encoding tRNA threonylcarbamoyladenosine dehydratase: protein MSEVASLEPAADLARRFGGLERLYGVPGAARIRNAHVAVVGIGGVGSWTAEALARSGVGRLTLIDLDHVSESNINRQIHALESTIGQAKVLAMRDRIAQINPACEVTGIEDFVEPENWPALLPAGIDAVIDACDQVKAKTAMAAWAIATRACFISVGAAGGKRLAHKVDIDDLANTTHDPLLAQLRYRLRKGHGASREGKKIGIPCVFSREAVMPPDASCAVEGDGSLNCHGYGSVVSVTATFGQCAAGWVLDQLASADRNRQKSTL, encoded by the coding sequence ATGAGCGAAGTGGCAAGCCTGGAGCCGGCAGCCGACCTGGCGCGCCGCTTCGGCGGCCTGGAGCGGCTGTACGGCGTGCCCGGCGCGGCGCGCATCCGCAATGCGCACGTGGCCGTGGTCGGCATCGGCGGCGTGGGCTCGTGGACGGCGGAGGCGCTCGCGCGCAGCGGCGTCGGCCGGCTTACGCTGATCGACCTGGACCACGTGTCCGAGTCCAACATCAACCGCCAGATCCACGCACTGGAAAGCACCATCGGCCAGGCCAAGGTGCTGGCCATGCGCGACCGCATCGCACAGATCAACCCGGCCTGCGAGGTGACCGGCATCGAGGATTTCGTCGAGCCCGAGAACTGGCCGGCCTTGCTGCCCGCGGGCATCGACGCCGTGATCGACGCCTGCGACCAGGTCAAGGCCAAGACCGCCATGGCCGCCTGGGCCATCGCCACACGGGCCTGCTTCATCAGCGTGGGCGCGGCCGGCGGCAAACGCCTGGCGCACAAGGTCGACATCGACGACCTGGCCAACACCACCCACGACCCGCTGCTGGCGCAACTGCGCTACCGCCTGCGCAAGGGCCATGGCGCGTCGCGCGAAGGCAAGAAGATCGGCATCCCCTGCGTCTTCAGCCGCGAAGCCGTGATGCCGCCCGACGCCTCCTGCGCCGTGGAAGGCGATGGCTCCCTCAACTGCCACGGCTACGGCTCGGTGGTCAGCGTCACGGCCACGTTCGGCCAGTGCGCGGCGGGTTGGGTTTTGGACCAACTGGCCTCCGCAGACCGGAATCGCCAAAAAAGCACGCTATAA
- a CDS encoding restriction endonuclease: MADKFQSLDIAAPPLVIIADGDTPAAQGNARGHLFERFIARVFEAYGYEAPSRASMNVRSNGYELDISTKTTLSGEPAIAECKAYSSPLAITALKAFYGQLCTERLESPTTKGWFVAIPGMTGDGHQLAKKLETKDSGFRLLTAVEVYELVKQKGWADPIKAEASPISDQGLLLTAAGICAIAKELDADTRLPTRILVRRAHGAISETEKSLLAASDYAGALPVFDVSATTVPAAVNRTHVEAPTLVTVVGSTEDFEYQFPAAPQFFVGREALLRDVQGVTKFDGTGQVIVLNAQSGWGKSSLALRIADQVRKAGGAALVFDTRTASSFSYVAAALQRATMVAVNDGLLTLQPNFSFASLQSAIQTLELASWKTPAAPLLIFFDQFENVFRDPRLTLEFRDLALSVRELSAPVSIGFSWKTDLVSLTENYPYRLRDEIRGTALVLNVEPFGPNEVGTLLGRLAKAAGAKLSLDLRQRIREYSQGLPWLLKKLASHILAQLKAGTSEEELLADSLNVERLFEQDIMALEASELDALKAIAREAPVAVVDVVERVSADMIQSLVDRRLLVRVGERLDIYWDTFREFLITGKIAVEDTYILRARPASTARLMQLVVANGGELATSDAVKALKTSQNVVFNISRELRQLGVLSPRQGMLVLVEQLRAPINEAKLQERVARSLKRHRLFGVVQQLLQSSTVSIDDFAAKLPPVFPAIEATEKTWRTYADAFAHWLDYAGLIHMRGQLLCPPSAGSKMRLLDEDGRNRRRTFPQGSPDIAIKYLQDQAVGLPSLPESSQSKAISDLQVLGVIREDLTVKDLECHAALTAGQPQVIELIPLLRSLPAVAAALARLEIEPTMRAEAVGALLREGYGATWAPATVSMAGTKFRAWARVAGLTVAKTSRKE; the protein is encoded by the coding sequence ATGGCAGACAAATTTCAATCGCTCGACATTGCCGCGCCTCCGCTGGTCATCATTGCAGACGGCGACACGCCAGCAGCCCAGGGGAATGCCCGAGGCCACCTCTTCGAACGGTTTATTGCCCGAGTTTTTGAAGCCTACGGTTATGAAGCCCCCAGTCGGGCATCGATGAATGTCCGCTCGAACGGATACGAGCTGGATATATCGACTAAGACGACACTGTCTGGAGAACCAGCCATTGCGGAATGCAAGGCCTACAGTTCGCCGCTTGCAATAACTGCTTTGAAGGCGTTTTATGGGCAGTTATGTACGGAACGACTCGAATCGCCCACTACGAAAGGTTGGTTTGTTGCAATTCCCGGGATGACTGGTGACGGTCATCAACTGGCCAAGAAGCTTGAGACCAAAGACAGCGGTTTCCGTTTGCTTACGGCTGTCGAGGTGTACGAACTCGTTAAGCAGAAGGGCTGGGCTGATCCGATCAAGGCGGAAGCGAGCCCTATCTCAGATCAAGGCTTGTTGCTGACAGCTGCTGGAATCTGCGCCATCGCAAAGGAACTCGACGCAGACACGCGGCTGCCGACTCGTATTCTTGTTAGGCGTGCGCACGGCGCAATAAGCGAGACGGAGAAATCGTTGCTTGCGGCTAGTGACTACGCCGGCGCACTGCCAGTGTTCGATGTTAGTGCAACTACGGTACCCGCTGCTGTAAACCGTACCCACGTGGAAGCACCTACCCTAGTTACGGTGGTTGGTAGCACTGAAGATTTTGAGTATCAGTTTCCTGCCGCGCCGCAATTCTTTGTCGGGCGAGAAGCGTTGCTAAGGGATGTCCAAGGAGTTACCAAGTTCGACGGTACGGGTCAGGTTATCGTTCTGAATGCCCAATCAGGTTGGGGCAAAAGCTCCCTTGCGCTTCGGATCGCCGATCAAGTGCGGAAAGCTGGCGGTGCCGCGCTGGTTTTTGATACCCGGACAGCTTCAAGTTTCTCTTACGTTGCAGCCGCCCTTCAACGTGCCACCATGGTTGCCGTTAACGACGGCTTGCTCACTCTGCAACCGAACTTCTCTTTCGCCTCACTGCAGAGCGCAATTCAGACTTTGGAGTTGGCAAGTTGGAAAACGCCCGCAGCACCGCTGCTTATCTTCTTTGACCAATTCGAGAATGTTTTCAGAGACCCACGTCTGACCCTTGAGTTTCGAGACTTGGCATTATCGGTACGAGAACTTAGTGCACCGGTTTCAATCGGTTTCTCATGGAAAACTGACCTTGTCAGCTTGACTGAAAACTACCCTTACCGTTTGCGCGATGAGATACGCGGGACTGCGTTGGTGTTGAACGTAGAACCGTTTGGTCCAAATGAAGTCGGGACTCTACTTGGGCGTCTTGCCAAGGCGGCGGGGGCGAAATTGTCGTTGGATTTGCGTCAACGTATCCGTGAATACTCGCAAGGCCTACCGTGGTTGCTTAAAAAACTAGCAAGTCATATCTTGGCCCAGCTAAAAGCAGGAACCTCGGAGGAGGAGCTTCTCGCTGACTCACTCAATGTGGAGCGATTGTTTGAGCAGGACATCATGGCTCTGGAGGCGTCGGAACTGGATGCGTTGAAGGCCATTGCTCGCGAAGCTCCTGTTGCAGTGGTGGATGTTGTCGAGCGCGTTAGCGCCGACATGATTCAATCGCTCGTTGATAGGCGCTTGTTGGTGCGTGTGGGCGAAAGACTCGACATTTATTGGGACACGTTTAGGGAGTTCCTGATAACGGGGAAAATCGCTGTCGAAGATACATACATTCTCAGGGCGCGTCCCGCTTCAACGGCGAGGTTGATGCAACTGGTCGTTGCCAACGGTGGTGAGTTGGCTACGTCCGATGCGGTGAAAGCTCTTAAGACCTCGCAAAACGTTGTTTTCAACATTTCCAGAGAGTTGCGCCAGCTTGGCGTGCTCTCGCCGAGACAAGGTATGTTGGTATTAGTGGAGCAGTTACGGGCCCCAATTAATGAGGCGAAACTCCAAGAGCGGGTCGCAAGGTCTCTTAAAAGACATCGCCTGTTCGGCGTTGTGCAACAACTTCTTCAGTCATCGACCGTGAGCATTGACGATTTTGCAGCGAAGCTGCCGCCAGTTTTTCCAGCGATTGAAGCGACGGAAAAGACGTGGCGCACATACGCCGATGCCTTCGCCCACTGGCTTGATTATGCTGGGCTGATTCACATGCGTGGACAGTTGCTTTGCCCTCCTTCTGCGGGGAGCAAAATGCGATTGCTTGATGAAGATGGCCGCAACAGACGACGCACATTTCCTCAGGGCAGCCCGGACATTGCAATTAAGTACCTGCAAGACCAAGCTGTCGGATTACCTTCATTGCCGGAGTCGTCACAAAGTAAAGCCATTAGCGATCTACAAGTGCTTGGCGTGATCAGGGAAGATCTAACCGTAAAGGACCTGGAATGCCACGCGGCACTAACGGCGGGGCAACCTCAAGTGATCGAACTTATTCCCTTACTTCGCAGCCTTCCGGCTGTCGCCGCCGCCTTGGCTCGGCTAGAAATTGAGCCCACCATGCGGGCAGAGGCGGTAGGTGCGCTTCTTCGCGAAGGCTACGGTGCCACGTGGGCCCCCGCTACTGTATCGATGGCCGGGACGAAGTTCAGAGCGTGGGCTCGCGTAGCTGGGTTGACCGTGGCGAAAACATCGCGGAAAGAGTAA
- a CDS encoding FdhF/YdeP family oxidoreductase produces the protein MTDNGIRTYTHAAGGWDALGAVARAIKGQMNAVAGAKIMLRNNQPDGFDCPGCAWPDPKHTSAFEFCENGAKAVSWEATDKRATPEVFAAHTVTELLAWNDHDIENLGRLTHPMAYDAASDRYLAIGWDEAFARIAAGLNALPDPNMAEFYTSGRASNEAAFLYQLFVRAYGTNNFPDCSNMCHEATSVGLPKAIGIGKGTVSLEDFDHAELIISIGHNPGTNHPRMMTTLHAAARRGAPIVVLNPLRERALERFTAPQDPLEMATFGATAIASDYLQVKVGGDAAALKGVMKGVLALDAADLASGGAGTLDRAFIAEHTNGFDALVADLEATGWAQIESASGLSRAALENVARLYCQAKSTIVCFGMGVTQHRHGTENVQQIANLLLLRGNFGRPGAGICPLRGHSNVQGDRTVGIDEKAPQALREGLQRVFGFVPPVAKGHDAAEAIDAIFEGRAKALVCLGGNLAVAMPDPVRTFAAMRGLELAVHIATKPNRSHLLTARQSIVLPCLGRTELDLQAGGPQSVTVEDSMSMVHASTGRLPPPSEFVRSEPAIVAGIAQAVLGARHGIDWAGMVADYDRIRDAIEAVLPAFTGYNQRIRVPGGFRLPIGPAERVWHTASGKAEFLVMPGVLEDPAGADPSVLTLATLRSHDQYNTTIYGFDDRYRGIFGRRDVVFLNADDLAERGLAAGDRVDVVAASAEGAGTEAVLGQLTAVAYAIPKGSAAAYYPEANVLIPAAHRDPHSGTPSYKSVPVRLRRSAVQDIAAA, from the coding sequence ATGACCGACAACGGAATCCGCACCTACACCCACGCCGCCGGCGGCTGGGACGCACTAGGCGCCGTGGCGCGCGCCATCAAGGGCCAGATGAACGCGGTGGCGGGCGCGAAGATCATGTTGCGCAACAACCAGCCCGATGGCTTCGACTGCCCGGGCTGCGCCTGGCCCGACCCGAAGCACACCTCGGCCTTCGAGTTCTGCGAGAACGGCGCGAAGGCCGTGTCCTGGGAGGCGACCGACAAGCGCGCGACGCCCGAGGTGTTCGCGGCGCACACGGTCACCGAGTTGCTGGCCTGGAACGACCACGACATCGAGAACCTCGGCCGGCTGACGCATCCCATGGCCTATGACGCGGCATCGGACCGCTACCTCGCCATCGGCTGGGACGAGGCCTTCGCGCGCATCGCGGCGGGCCTGAATGCCTTGCCCGATCCGAACATGGCGGAGTTCTACACCTCGGGCCGGGCGTCCAACGAGGCGGCTTTCCTCTACCAGCTGTTCGTGCGCGCCTACGGCACCAACAACTTCCCCGACTGCTCCAACATGTGCCACGAGGCCACGAGCGTGGGCCTGCCCAAGGCCATCGGCATCGGCAAGGGCACGGTGTCGCTGGAAGACTTCGACCACGCTGAGCTGATCATCTCCATCGGGCACAACCCCGGCACCAACCATCCGCGCATGATGACGACGCTGCATGCGGCGGCCCGTCGCGGCGCGCCCATCGTGGTGCTGAACCCGCTGCGCGAGCGCGCGCTCGAACGCTTCACGGCGCCGCAAGACCCGCTGGAAATGGCGACCTTCGGCGCCACGGCGATCGCCAGCGACTACCTGCAGGTGAAGGTGGGCGGCGACGCGGCGGCGCTCAAGGGCGTGATGAAGGGCGTGCTGGCGCTCGATGCGGCCGACCTGGCGAGCGGCGGGGCGGGCACGCTCGACCGCGCGTTCATCGCCGAGCATACGAACGGTTTCGATGCGCTGGTGGCGGATCTGGAGGCCACCGGCTGGGCGCAGATCGAATCCGCCTCGGGCCTGTCGCGCGCCGCCCTGGAGAACGTGGCGCGCCTCTACTGCCAGGCCAAGTCGACGATCGTGTGTTTCGGCATGGGCGTGACGCAGCACCGCCACGGCACCGAGAACGTGCAGCAGATCGCCAACCTCTTGCTGCTGCGCGGCAACTTCGGCCGGCCCGGTGCCGGCATCTGCCCATTGCGCGGCCATTCGAACGTGCAGGGCGACCGCACGGTGGGCATCGACGAGAAGGCGCCGCAGGCGCTGCGCGAAGGCCTGCAGCGCGTGTTCGGCTTCGTGCCGCCGGTGGCCAAGGGCCATGACGCGGCCGAAGCCATCGACGCGATCTTCGAAGGCCGCGCCAAGGCGCTGGTCTGCCTCGGTGGCAACCTGGCCGTGGCCATGCCCGACCCGGTGCGCACCTTCGCGGCCATGCGCGGGCTGGAATTGGCCGTGCACATCGCCACCAAGCCCAACCGCTCTCATCTGCTCACGGCGCGGCAGAGCATCGTGCTGCCGTGTCTCGGCCGCACCGAGCTCGATCTCCAGGCCGGCGGCCCGCAGTCGGTGACGGTGGAGGATTCGATGTCCATGGTGCATGCCTCGACCGGGCGGCTGCCGCCGCCTTCCGAGTTCGTGCGCTCCGAGCCCGCCATTGTGGCCGGCATCGCCCAGGCGGTGCTCGGCGCCAGGCACGGCATCGACTGGGCCGGCATGGTGGCCGACTACGACCGTATCCGCGACGCGATCGAGGCCGTGCTGCCCGCGTTCACCGGCTACAACCAGCGCATCCGTGTGCCGGGCGGCTTCCGCCTGCCCATTGGGCCGGCGGAACGCGTGTGGCACACGGCTTCGGGCAAGGCGGAATTCCTGGTGATGCCGGGCGTGCTGGAAGACCCGGCCGGTGCCGATCCTTCGGTGCTCACGCTGGCCACGCTGCGCAGCCACGACCAGTACAACACCACCATCTACGGCTTCGACGACCGTTACCGCGGCATCTTCGGCCGGCGCGACGTGGTCTTCCTCAACGCCGACGACCTGGCCGAGCGCGGCCTGGCGGCGGGCGACCGCGTCGATGTGGTGGCCGCTTCGGCCGAAGGCGCCGGCACCGAGGCCGTGCTCGGCCAGCTCACGGCCGTGGCCTACGCCATCCCCAAGGGCTCGGCCGCCGCCTACTACCCCGAAGCCAACGTGCTGATCCCCGCCGCGCACCGCGACCCGCACAGCGGCACGCCTTCCTATAAATCCGTGCCCGTGCGCCTGCGCCGCTCGGCCGTCCAGGACATCGCCGCCGCCTAG